The window taagaattggttaggagtgtattgttatgctctcttctgccagggatgcaaaacctagagtcCGAGGGTCCTATAAATAGTGTCAGAAGTGCTTTAGAGTGCGGCCCAACGGTGGTGGTAGCAATGAACATGTTAGGTGGTGGCAATGGCGGAAGAGGCACGACGCGACAACACTACGGCAACAAATGGTGGTTGGAGGCACGGTGCgaggaagacgaagaagaagaacccAATGTTgcggtggaagaagaagaatgatggTGGTTGTGGAGGAAGAAATGCACGAGGAAGAAGGGGAAAGCACGGGGAAGAAGAAGCAGCACGACGCAAATGAACAATAGGTTAAGTTTCTGAACTTAATAAGAGCTACTACCTCAGTTATTCAAAAAACCGAGGCAATACACTCATATGGCAtcaattattaaagaaattgatgCTTGAAGTGCCAAAAGAACACTAAAAAAAggaaatgacatttttgaaattattttcaacctATACGCCTCAATTCGCGCTACAATCGAGGTATAAAGAGCTTTTGACAATGGGTCCAAGAAAACCGAAGTCGTAGGTCTTGGATAGAAAGAATAAAACGTTAAAAAATCATAACTGTCAATAGCTCCTTTTAATAAAGTTGTTACAGGACCAACTACCTCGATTCTATGGGAAACAAATGTTGTAGGCGAACCAACTACCTCAGTTCTTTGGGGAACCAATGCCGTAGGACTGATTGAATAGTGTGTTGCAGGTGTTGCAGAGGGATTTACAGGCCTTTCTACCTCGGTTATCTGACCAACTAAGGCAATAGCTCCTTTTAATAAAGTTGTTAGCCAAAAAGTTGCTTCTGCAGATGGACAGGTGTACTTTTTTGTGGTTTTAGGCCTTAGTTCTCTTTGTAATCAAGATTATAGACCTTTTATGTTTTGGTTCTCTTTGAATCGAGACATATAAGTTTGACTTAATTACAAAAGTGTCACCGCATTTTGATAAGCTTCGATTTAATAAAACTGAAACCTATTATGTgagttaaaaaatgaattttttactAGTTAATTTTCACATCGaaagaaaatattcataaaaaaagtaattgaacaaaattctagacttaattaaaaaaatttaataaaatatgaattgcATTTAGCttctaaaagaattaaaacacaagaaatctAAGAAGATTAATCAGAATTAACTGATTAAATTTCGTtttcataatcaaaatataaagtgtttgaatttaaactaataaaagtCTAACAAGATATTAGtttaatgaaattcaaaaaataactataatttagTGAAACATAATAATATCTTCTTATGATTGTTCTAgctattttacaaattaaatactTTGTGAAAGTCAAATAATTTTCATGGTATCAAATCATCAAAGTATCTAATTATCGTATCCTATCctacttatatttaattaaaagattatataaagaatatattttttttcagttattataacataaaattcatTGATTAAGAAACAATCATAcgacattaataatatatgaaataaatttttacataataataatattattattattattattatgaatttctttaagtaataaaattatatttattttttaaaacatgtgaatataatatttttaggtCATATTAATCGTGActgtaatatttgaattaaatatctcctcttaaattaaactaaaacttgtaaaaaaaaaattcacaggAAATGGTGCGATCCTACACTACATAGTCATACATCGCAATTagtttccttcaaaagtttcaaatttatatagaaaaagaagTATAATGCGATTAATATTAACCTAAGTACAAAAAATAAGGAAGACGCGAACTGAATGTCGTGAAAAGTCTgcgatttatttaaaatgaaataggaCGTCGGTTGCTCggaaatcgacgtctatagtcaaATAGATGTCTGATATCTAACTAATATGACATTCAAGTTAACAttaatacccattagacgtcggtttccagGAGATTCGACGTCTATCTGACGTCTAgaaagctgaaccgattgacgtttgatttcctgttaAGGATCTTCACTACAGTTGTGATGGAGAGTCGGCGTCTATAATaacttagacgtcggtgcccttctaaccgacgtctatgtccctcgagtttggtgaacataattaattaaaggcacatagacgtcgcttcccctcaacaccgacgtctaaattgaataattttttgtcttcccgtcTTCCAAATAGGTCTTAGACGTCGCCGTTTGACTAAGTGACGTCTAAGTgcctgagaattaggtgaacaacattaattgcatCCCAGTAGATGTCGACCCCctgaacaccgacgtcaattgactgtcttatcacctacctcaggcAATTAGACGTAGGTTTGCGGCATGTTGGACGTCTAcaatgtcatagacgtcgccttaccGTGAAATCGACGTCTAATTTACCAAATTATTTACGATAATGGCACCGTGCAGTCATAGACGTTGGCTTGTCAGGAAACCGATGTCTATGTGAGTATGCAAACAACGTGGTTATGATATTTTGTGTGGTATTTTACAAGTGGGTGTTTTATGTGAGTATGTATTGTGTGATCAGGAAACCGTATTTGTGTATCGTATTTATGTATGTTTATTGTTGTTTCAAATAATTCTAGATCCCCTACGAGAGCACATATAGAAATGTAGATTTTTGTGAAGTAATGTTTGATGAGAGGAGGGATTTACAAATGGGAAAATTTCACAagagttttatttgttttatacaaagaattaaagaattgtataatttttttttattgaattggtTAATGACATTAGAAGTTTTACATATTAATGTATTTGTAAACAATGTGATATGAATAATGgaattgtaataattaattgGATTCAATGAGGAATTAATTGTGGTTgcgaaaattttaaattgttacaaGTTTTTTCATGATTTCCAGAATTGtaacgttatatatatatatatatatatatatatatatatatatatatatatatatatatatatatatatatataagatctgaataatgttaatttcaattaaattcttTAACGGTACTTtcttgttgttattattattattattgtaaaattattattattagaaaataattaaaagagataacatattatttctataattttaaatatcttaaattggTCGGTTTTGAGAATTGGGATGTTGAACTTCAACAAACTTGGCGCTTCTTCTAGCGGAAGGTATCAAACACAACAACAGTGAACTGACTGAAAACGACACCGTATTGGTAGATGGTGAAGGGCTTGCACGGCCAGAACCTCCCTGCCGACGTGGCGCAGGTGGTTGATCAGCTGGAGCGCCACTGCTTCGCTCCCGATGGATCTCTCATCTCCAAGCCTCTCTTCAATGATCTCCAACTCGTATTTCTCTCACCCCATTCTGATCTCTCTGTGTTTGTGAAATGTCCCACTACAGTTGCCATATGGCTCCTCCgttcttcttttcaaaatttgtacttttttttaccCGTTTTTGTCAAATTCCCCAGAAGTTGAATAAAATTTAGTTGGGTATTAAtctttttgtgttattttgCAGGCCAGAGAGGAAATGTGCAGGGAAAGACTGCGTTACCTGGAAGCCATGGTAAAGCTTTATTTACATAATTAGTTTATAGTATGTGTTTGTTGAAAGGATAAAACTCATATACAATTCTTTTTGGGTGCTGCTTGTGTTGTTATTTAATCAGAATTAGGATTTTACTTCGGTAATCAGTGGAATATGACTTGTTTAAAAGATTACGACGACTACTAAGATGAAATCTCAATTCTGATTGTATAACATTGTAAACGCCATACTGCATCTAAGTTTAAAATAGAGATTTGCTAAAATGGTATGTATATTTGAACTAAGAACTGTGATATTTTGGGAGTAAGATTGCAGTTTTCGGTATTACTGGATCGTGTTGGTTAAGTATAGTGTGATTGTTTTCTtgcaacaacaataacaattttattttatcacgaTTGGTGAGATTTGCTACTTGTATGTATGACATGATGTTATTCAGTTTGGTTAAAgtccaaaacttcaaaaatattatttgccATAAGATACTTCCTATCAACTTCCAATTTATTTCTTTGTCTTCACACTCTTTGAAGGACTGAAAATCATGCGATCTACTCTccttactaatatttttaatacctTTGTGCTTTGTGATTTGTATTTCTCATATGGGGATCTGGTTGCACAGGCGATATATTCTGAGGCTATTGCAATGGTGGAAGAGTATCAGCAAGCCATTTCTGTATCTAACCTTGGTGGAATTAGAGATACTGGCAACCTTTATCCACAGCTGGGGTTGAGGAACACTCCTCAGGTTTTGATTGTTGTTTCTGAAAAGTTAGTTTGATTCATGAACAAATACATGGCCTCTGTGAGAATGTTGTTGATTTTTGGTCTTTGATACATTGAGTCTTGGCAgtttttgtttatatgtttCTAAGTTTTTGGCACATTGGTctatattgatttaaaaaaagtttacatGTATGTATTTTGCCAGGTTTATCAGACTCTAGAGCATCAAATGGTTGTTGCTGAAGCAGCTCAACGATTGAGACTACCTCTTATCTCCAAAGATGGGGAAGTTCATGATGAGGACATTGAAAAGCTAAGTGTAGTGTCTCGAAGCTCCCTTGACAGTACTGTTAGTGGGGCCAACTCTTCTAATTATAACACTCCAAACAGCTCTGTTAGTGGGACTAATTCTGCTCTTGTTGCTTCGGATCCAGTGGAGCCTGGTGTTGGTGGTGTTCCAAATCGGTTTTTGGGAATTACGCCTGCTTATTTGTGGCAAACTCAGCGCCAGAAAACACCGTTATCTGTGGTATACTATGTAATTGCATGTGAAAGTCAGCTAAGAATGCTCTTTCTGTGGtagatttatgtttttattttatttgattaagtATTATGCTTTTCATTATTGACACGTTAACAATATCCTTAGGATATGACTGAATATCGCTTGTCTGTTTCACGGGAGGTGGATGCTCGCTTGAAAATGAAATGTGAAAAATTATCAGACGCATTTGTATTAGATGATAATGGTAACTGTGAACTGCTTATTACTTATATACAGAGTTGTTGTTGAGAATTGCTGATTTTCCTTGGTTACCGTTTTGATTTTATGTGCTGGCTGATTCCTCATTTcctcatttcttgtttcagattctTCATCGTCTGCAAGTCAAAGTTCAAGTTCTCGACTTCCGGAAAGGTTTATGTTCATTTGAGTAGTctagttcttttcttttttggcaATGCATTCACTTACATAAGAAGTTATGGCTTATATGGCTAGCCAGTTTTAGTCTTGCCTCAACTCTCACGATGAGACTTGTGAGTTTTATTACATATAGTCAACTATAATTTACTGGCCCACAAAATCACGTCCGTATTTATGTTAAAGTTGTTGGATGAGGTCAGATCGGTATTCATCcaattttagattattataatGATGAAAGAGCCTGATAAGAGTTTGCTTTAATTTTAGTGATTGTAACAATaaaggtttatttgattttggttttttttgtCAGCAGGAtggagattttttttcttttctttcaaaaaatgttattttattttgaattctaGGTGAAGGAT of the Vigna radiata var. radiata cultivar VC1973A unplaced genomic scaffold, Vradiata_ver6 scaffold_294, whole genome shotgun sequence genome contains:
- the LOC106754350 gene encoding AUGMIN subunit 4 isoform X1, whose translation is MVKGLHGQNLPADVAQVVDQLERHCFAPDGSLISKPLFNDLQLAREEMCRERLRYLEAMAIYSEAIAMVEEYQQAISVSNLGGIRDTGNLYPQLGLRNTPQVYQTLEHQMVVAEAAQRLRLPLISKDGEVHDEDIEKLSVVSRSSLDSTVSGANSSNYNTPNSSVSGTNSALVASDPVEPGVGGVPNRFLGITPAYLWQTQRQKTPLSVVYYDMTEYRLSVSREVDARLKMKCEKLSDAFVLDDNDSSSSASQSSSSRLPERVKLLIEEIEREETALRDDLYSADRKFAEYYNVLEQILAVLIKLVKDLKLEHQHKYDDLQKTWLCKRCETMSAKLRVLEHVLLLETYTKESIPALHKIRKYLVEATEEASIAYNKAVTRLREYQGVDPHFDNIARQYHDIVQKLENMQWTIHQVEMDLKRLPDKPSA
- the LOC106754350 gene encoding AUGMIN subunit 4 isoform X2 translates to MVKGLHGQNLPADVAQVVDQLERHCFAPDGSLISKPLFNDLQLAREEMCRERLRYLEAMAIYSEAIAMVEEYQQAISVSNLGGIRDTGNLYPQLGLRNTPQVYQTLEHQMVVAEAAQRLRLPLISKDGEVHDEDIEKLSVVSRSSLDSTVSGANSSNYNTPNSSVSGTNSALVASDPVEPGVGGVPNRFLGITPAYLWQTQRQKTPLSVDMTEYRLSVSREVDARLKMKCEKLSDAFVLDDNDSSSSASQSSSSRLPERVKLLIEEIEREETALRDDLYSADRKFAEYYNVLEQILAVLIKLVKDLKLEHQHKYDDLQKTWLCKRCETMSAKLRVLEHVLLLETYTKESIPALHKIRKYLVEATEEASIAYNKAVTRLREYQGVDPHFDNIARQYHDIVQKLENMQWTIHQVEMDLKRLPDKPSA